TCAGTGATTTAATGGAAGATATCATTGAAGAAACGTCTAATTCCGACCAAAACTTGATTCTGAACAAATTAATGGATTATCCGATTTTGAAAGGATATAATATCCATAGTCCTCTCAGTGGATTTTGGGGCATTTTACTAGGGCTCATACTTCCTATCGGAATTCCATTCTATCTGATTGCTATGTATAAACGAAGATTTTTAATTCATGACATAAAAGTCATTTGGAAAACAAACAAAGAACTCAAATATTTAATTAACGAAAACTTAGAAACACAAGCTATATGAGTGAGACAAAATTAAACACCATTGAAGAAGCAATAGAAGATTTCCGGCAAGGGAAATTTTTAATTGTCGTAGATGATGAAGATCGCGAAAATGAAGGCGACTTTATCATTGCTGCCGAAAAAATTACTCCGGAGCACGTAAATTTTATGCTTCAATACGGCCGTGGCGTACTTTGCGCTCCTATTTCGGAAGAACGTTGCCAGGAACTGGATCTGGATATGCAAGTAGCACATAATACCTCTCTTCTGGAAACTCCTTTTACGGTTACTGTAGATTTACTTGGAAACGGATGCACCACCGGTGTTTCTATGTATGACCGGGCTGCTACGATCCGTGCTCTCGCCGATCCTGCTACAAAGCCCTCCGATTTAGGACGTCCTGGACATGTGAACCCTTTACGTGCCCGGTCTCGTGGCGTGTTACGTCGGGCAGGGCACACCGAAGCAACTGTCGACATGGCCCGTCTGGCCGGTCTTTATCCTGCCGGAGCATTAATTGAAATTATCAACCCGGACGGAACAATGGCCCGTTTGCCGGAATTGCTGGAAGTATCTAAAAAGTTCAATATAAAAATTATTTGCATAAAAGACTTGATCGCTTACCGCCTCAAAACCGAATCATTAGTCGAAAAAGGGGTAGAAGTGGATATGCCCACTCAATACGGACATTTCCGGCTGATCCCTTTCCGCCAAAAGTCAAACGGATTGGAACATGTGGCTTTAATCAAAGGTGACCTTTCCGGCGAAGAGCCTGCCTTGGTACGCGTACATTCTTCTTGTGCAACAGGGGATATATTCGGGTCGTTACGTTGCGAATGCGGAGAGCAGCTTCGCAAAGCCATGCAAATGATTGAAAAAGAAGGACGGGGAGTTATCGTTTACCTGAACCAGGAAGGACGGGGCATCGGCCTGATGGATAAAATGAAAGCTTATAAACTCCAAGAAAACGGGATGGATACCGTAGATGCAAACTTGCATTTAGGCCATAAAGCCGACGAACGGGATTATGGCGTAGGGGCTAATATTCTTCGCACCCTCGGCGTTACGAAAATGCGCTTGATGACCAACAACCCTATTAAACGTATCGGACTAGAAGCTTACGGACTGAAAGTAGTGGAAAATGTTCCTATTGAAATCACCCCCAACCCTTATAACGAGTTTTATATGAAAACAAAAAAGGAACGGATGGGACATGTTTTGCATACCGTCAAATAATAAACATTTTATTGCATATAACACGGATATATATTAATTTTGTCACTGAATAATTTAAACAACTTTACAAATAGCATTGTTATGACTCAAGTCTCAGAACGTTTAGCAAGTTTATCGCCTTCGGAAACGTTGGCAATGTCTCAAAAGAGCAATGAACTGAAAGCGCAAGGTATTGATGTAATCAACCTAAGCGTAGGTGAACCCGACTTCTTTACCCCGGATCACATTAAGGAGGCTGCTAAAAAAGCAGTAGACGACAACTTTTCTTTCTATTCTCCGGTTCCCGGGTATCCCGGTCTTCGCAAAGCTATCGTAGCTAAGTTGAAGAACGAAAACGGTCTTGACTATACAACTGACCAAATTATTGTGTCAAGCGGTGCTAAACAATCAGTTTGTAATACTTTACTCAGCATTATCGGTCCGGGCGACGAAGTAATTGTTCCCGCTCCTTATTGGGTAAGTTATGTCGAAATGGTGAAATTGGCTGAAGGAACTAATGTAATTATTAAAGCCGGTATCGATCAGGATTTTAAAATTACCCCGGAACAACTGGAAGCTGCCATCACTCCCAAGACGAAAGCATTGATTCTTTGTTCCCCCTCTAATCCGACAGGTAGCGTTTATACAAAAGCAGAGTTGGAAGGATTAGCAAAAGTCATTGAAAAATACCCGAACATTATTGTGATTGCAGATGAAATATATGAACATATCAACTATGTCGGTGCTCACGAAAGTATTGCTCAATTCGCGCCTATCAAGGACCGTGTAGTGATTGTAAACGGGGTTTCCAAAGCGTATGCAATGACCGGATGGCGTATCGGGTTTATCGCGGCTCCTGTATGGATTGCCAAAGCTTGTAATAAATTGCAAGGTCAGTATACTTCCGGTGCGTGTTCTGTAGCGCAAAAAGCTGCCGAAGCAGCTTTTTCCGGCGATCAGACTTGTGTTGGGGAGATGCGCGATGCTTTCAAACGCCGCCGTGACTTAGTGATCAAATTGACAAAAGAAATACCGGGGGTTAAAGTAAATGAGCCTCAAGGTGCCTTTTATCTTTTCCCCGAAGTCAGCTCTTATTTCGGTAAATCTGCCGGTGATCGTAAAATTAACAACGCTGCCGATCTAGCGATGTATTTATTGGAAGTAGGTCATGTGGCTACCGTAGGAGGTGCTGCTTTCGGTGCACCTGAATGCTTGCGTTTTTCTTATGCTACTTCCGATGAAAATTTAATAGATGCGATCAAACGTATTAAAGAGGCGTTAGCTCAATTAAAATAAACGGATGTTATAAAACAAATATATTAAAAGGCAAAAGTCTACTAAATACGGAAGCACAAAGCGATGATTATAATTACTAAAACTCGCTTTGTGTTTTCGTATTTTTATATGTGGCCTCTACCTGCCGGCTCTTCCCATATTCTCTTTATTCCCTTCTTTCCTTAAACTGCATGAAGACTTCTAGCCTCTTCTTATTCTGTTATAAAGTCCTTTTACTATTTTAAATACATAATGCACATTCACAACGAAAAACATTCCTTCTCTTCTTGCATCTTTTATACCTATTTATCTGTTTATTTAAAAAGCTCATTGTTATGAAATACTCTCTATGATATGGAAGAACAGCCGTTCCCGGACTCTCCTATTTACACTTCTGCTATTCTTCTATTTTGATAGGGATATTCAGAGGAATGTTTTTTACCGAATAAACGGATACAAAACAAGCATCCGGTATCAACAAAACATTTATACCGGTTTTTAGTAACAATTATATATAACCTCGATTATGGAAAGAAAAAATGAACATGGTTCCGACCGGCTGGATGCCGAAGAACGCAGAGAACTAAAAGATTCCGACTTCGGTCTACCCGAAGAACGTGCCTATCCGATGCCCGATGCCGCTCACGTAAGGGCTGCCGAATCTTATTTCCGCTATGCCACCGACGAACAAAAACCGGAATTGGCTCGTAACATTCTCAAAAAGGCAAAAGAATTCGGCGTAAATGTGGAAAGCTCCACCATCTTGGAATGGGCGGATAAATAAATGATTGTCTTGAGAGTATCTCAAAGAAACAATTAACACAGAGAATTTTAAAGTGCTTATAATAAATTCTCTGTGTTTCTGTGTCTTCGTGTTGACTCTTTAAATACCAACTTTTAACCCGTCTCCAAGGTTACTGCCCAAAGTCATCAACCCATAAATAGATATGCTTATTCTCGCTTATTGTTGTCACCATTCTTTTTCCTATATCTTGGAAAAGAAGAAATAACGAATTTAAGTAATACAACAAAAATAACCAAACATCCGGTAATTCCTCCAATCACTCTAAAAAAATTGCCTGGAGTAGTAAACTCGGCAAACCCCCGCATAGAAACGGTAGCCAAGGCTAGAAAAGCAGCAAAAATACCTAATGTCTGCACAGTAACCCGTTTATTTTCTTCTATCTCTCTCTTAACATCCTCCTGGATACTTTCTATTTTTTGTTCTACTGTCTTTTTTTCCTCATCAAGTTTCCTTTTTTCAAGTTCTTCATTCTCATACAAAAAGTACAACGAATAAAAATCTGCAATAAGCTTAGTCTTACGCTGTATTAATTCTTTATATTTATCTTCCAAAGCAATTTTTCCCACGGGTTGTAACCAGGTAGAGGCAATAAAAACAACTTCCGACCGTCCTTTTGTCGAAAAAACTTTTTCCCTTATATCTTTTATCGTTGCAATAGGGACACGGCTTACCTTATTAAATTGCCAATCAATATTTTCTTTTTTCAGATTATCCCATTCAAAACAATAAAACGAATCCTGATACAAAGAAGCAAAATTAATGCAATAGCTATTTCTTTCTATACTCTTTAATAAATCAGCAAAAACATTTTGTATCTTCTCTACCAGTACCTGCAATTTAAAACCTAGTTTATCATATTGAGCAGTTACACAAATTTTCTCAAGTTGTTCCAACACCCATTCAAAATGTTTAATAACAAAAGAACACGAATAAATAGCTTTTCCTTCTTCTCGATCTAAAAACCCTCCTAATTCGTCTACATAACTTTCTATTTCTTTTTCTCCGATTCCCCAAGACAGTTTTTTTACAAACATGCCATACTTTATAAACTGATCTTCCACATGTGAAGCAATTTTCCAATTATATAAAGAAATATCCTTGTGATCCGGATTATCTAATTTACATTTTTCATCTTGGAAACATTTCCCCATTTTCTTAAAATTATCCTGGCAATCAACCAATGCTCTTTTTTTCCCTATCAAATCAAGAAATACTTCCTCATATTCCATAAATAAAAAGGGAACTTCCGAAGAACGTTTTTTTAAAAGCATTTCGTTATAAATTTTCGACTGTTTCCATACCACATTCTCGGAAACAGAATATCTTTCCATCAGCTTCTGCCCAGATAAATAAAAGCTATTTCCCAGCTTATGATTCCTTTCTATCTCTTTAAAAGTAATCACCTTTCCTTCTGCAATATAAGTATAGTTCTTCAGTCTATCGGATTTATCACTTATAAAAATTTTATATATTAAATAATCGTTTTTTAATTCGACTAGTTTTAACACATCTAAAAACTTCTGGGTAACTTCATCATCTATAAATAAAAGTTCCTTTTCCATTTTAGCCCTCCAAGCACCTTTCATATTATGTAGTTGTTGTTGAAGTTTTTTATCAGGTACTATGTTATAGATTTTAGCCAGAAAAGTACGCAAAAGAAGTAAGGAATTCAACTCTTTTTCTCCTACTGCAAAATTATGATCTATATAAGTCATTTCCAGAATATATCTGAACAAATAACGGAAACGGCTTCCTATGGATAATAAAATATTAGGAACATGCCCTTGATACAAAATAGTATTATATCCTACCTGGAATAAAGTCAATTCATCTGCTACATTCTCATCTATTACCATGGGTAAAACGGCATTCATATTTTCATCAATAGCATGATCTATCCGTCGGTTAAAACTATAGTATTGTTTGCAGAAGTAACTCAGATCATCTAAATAACAATCTATTTTATTATCATATAAAATGAAAGGCTCTTTATTGGAATCATCCTTTTGTTTTTGCTGTAACGCATCTAATAAAGGAACAATCTTCTCCTTGCTTAACTTATCATCAAATAAATATTCGGCTTTTAAAATCGATAAACAGATATAAGTAAATATCCTAAAAAATTGATTTGCCATCAAAGATGCAAGATACACTCCATCCATACATTTCATTATCCGGTCTCTCAACACATCCTCTTCCAGGGGAATTTTCGCTTCTATATCACGTAGTTTGACAGATTCATCTTCCAATAATTTATTACTTATTTGACAATATCCTTTTTCTATGGAAGTAATTTTATTACCTAATGTTTGCAAAGATTCAAAATCTTTTTTCTCAAATGAAATATTTTCCCTGTAATTATATAACTCCAAAGATACATCTTCAATCCGTTCATTTATCTTATCTATATCTTCTTCAGGAAGATATATTAATTCTGTATTATTTAATTCCTTATATATCCCTTCAAAATCTTGTTGATAATATTTTTTACATGCCCCAAGAAGTTGATTAACCGCATTTTTATAGTGGTCATTATCTTCACTATAATGCACTACTTCCCTGAAAATCAAATCCCAGGGCATCATTATTTTTTTGGTCTTCTCCTTAAAAAGCAGATTATTGATATACTCGAATGGCTGAATAAGTTGTTTTTCATTCATAGATTAAAAGGTTAAAAGGATTTTATATCAAATATTTATCGAAATTTTCTTATACTATTCGGTCTGATTCTACGACTTTTTATTATACGACCCGATAACAAAAGCTCTGGCCTTGTATAAGATGTTTCTTCTTTTTCTTTTACAACAAAGGAACGATGATAACTATTATATAAAGATGCACCAATTTCAATAGGACGTTCTTCCGACAAAAGCCGTGATATATTTCTTCTTTGCATATTCACTATAATTTTATAAATTAGAAATTCGAGCTATAAAAATAGAGTATTTTAATTGAATATTGTCTTATAATTCAATTAAAAGTTTCATCTTAACTTTTTTTATTCCGGAACAAAAAGTTAGTTACTAGTTTATATCCACAAATAAACAAAATATTTTCTTACAATCTGTCAAATATTTAGAGGAAATCCTGTACTTTTGTCCTACTTTAACAATATAAGAATCAATTCGACGAATCATGCATCTAAAATATGTTAGATTATTTGTGATAGGGTTGCTCTTGGTAGTAACCTCTTGTTCTACTGTAAGAAGGACTGCTACTACCCCCTATAAAGTCCGGAAAGAAGCGAAAAGGGAATTCCGGGGAGCTTGGATACAAACCGTGCATCAGCCGGAGTATGCAAAAATGACTCCACAGGAAATGAAGCAGGATTTTATCCGTAAGCTCGATTATTTGCAAAAATGCGGAATAAATGCGATTATTTTTCAAGTACGTCCCGAAGCAGACGCCTTTTATCAATCGAACCTCGAACCTTATAGCCGCTTCTTTACCGGAAAACAAGGAGTAGCCCCCCGTCCCCTGTTCGACCCGATGGCCTTTTTGGTTGAAGAATGCCATAAACGGAACATGGAATTTCATGCATGGCTGAACCCTTACCGGGTAAGTACCTCAGGGCAAACGATCTTGGCCAATAATCATATTTATTATAAGCATCCGGAATGGTTTGTTACCTATAATAAAATGATTCTTTTTGACCCCGGATTACCCCAAAGCCGTGAATTTATTTGCAAAGTAGTACGGGATATCGTGTCACGATACGAGGTAGACGCCATCCACATGGACGATTATTTTTATCCCTATCCTGTAGCAGGGTTGGCATTTCCCGATGACGAAAGCTTCCGTAAGTACGGATTAGCAAAAGGCTATAAAGCCAGCCAACGTGGAGACTGGCGAAGAGAAAATGTCAACCAATTAATCCGGGAAATCAAACGGACTATATTGCTTACAAAACCTTGGGTGCGCTTCGGAATCAGTCCGTTCGGAATTTACCGGAACCAGAAGAATACACCTGATCAAAGCGGTAGCAAAACTAACGGATTACAAAATTACGACGATTTATACGCCGACGTATTGAAATGGGTGAAAGAAGGTTGGATCGATTACAATATGCCTCAGTTATATTGGGAAATCGGACACCCGGCTGCAGATTATATCACATTAGTCAAATGGTGGAATGCCAATGCAAACGGACGACCTTTATACATAGGACAGAATGTAGCCCGTACTATGACAGCAGGCGACTTAGCCCGGAAGATGAAATACGAACGAGGCCTCTCCCAAATCAGCGGGAATTGCTTCTGGCCGGCAAATGAAATTTTATGGAATAACGGAGGAATTGCTGACAGTTTGAAACGGAATTACCACAAATATCCTGCGCTTATCCCTGCTTACACACACTTACACAATAAGTCCCCTAAAGAAGTAAAGAACCTAAAAACCACATGGACACAGGAAGGCTATAAATTGCAATGGAGAGCAGAACAAAGCGCAAGTAATCCTGAATTGGCACATTACTTTGTTATTTACCGTTTTAATAACAAAGAAAAAACCGATTTATCCGATCCTGGTAAAATTGTAAAAATTACTTCTAAAACGGAATATCTTTTACCCTATAAGAAAGGAACGGAAAAATATCGGTATGTAGTAACAGCGGTAGACCGTTTCCATAACGAATCACCTAAAGGGAAAGCGAAAAAAGTGAAATTATAAGATAACCTATAGAATATCCGATCAACTAGACTATAAACTTTCCATAGCATTTTCTTAAGATACCTCCCTTATAAAAAAGGGAAATGACTTCAACGTGAAATCTTTCTAAGGAAAATCCTCTTATTTAAACCTTGTCTTTGAGAAAATAAGGTAAAATAAGAGGATTATCGTACTTGATCACAGATTACAGAATAAATAGTTTCGTCTCATCTATTCATTCTACCTGTTTCGAAACAGCCTTTTTATATCATTGTACTTTAATCTTAAAATCTTTAGCTGTTTGATTACCTATTGTATCCAAGGCCTTGATTCTAATAACCGTTTCTGAAACGACCCCGG
The genomic region above belongs to Parabacteroides pacaensis and contains:
- a CDS encoding bifunctional 3,4-dihydroxy-2-butanone-4-phosphate synthase/GTP cyclohydrolase II — encoded protein: MSETKLNTIEEAIEDFRQGKFLIVVDDEDRENEGDFIIAAEKITPEHVNFMLQYGRGVLCAPISEERCQELDLDMQVAHNTSLLETPFTVTVDLLGNGCTTGVSMYDRAATIRALADPATKPSDLGRPGHVNPLRARSRGVLRRAGHTEATVDMARLAGLYPAGALIEIINPDGTMARLPELLEVSKKFNIKIICIKDLIAYRLKTESLVEKGVEVDMPTQYGHFRLIPFRQKSNGLEHVALIKGDLSGEEPALVRVHSSCATGDIFGSLRCECGEQLRKAMQMIEKEGRGVIVYLNQEGRGIGLMDKMKAYKLQENGMDTVDANLHLGHKADERDYGVGANILRTLGVTKMRLMTNNPIKRIGLEAYGLKVVENVPIEITPNPYNEFYMKTKKERMGHVLHTVK
- a CDS encoding pyridoxal phosphate-dependent aminotransferase, translating into MTQVSERLASLSPSETLAMSQKSNELKAQGIDVINLSVGEPDFFTPDHIKEAAKKAVDDNFSFYSPVPGYPGLRKAIVAKLKNENGLDYTTDQIIVSSGAKQSVCNTLLSIIGPGDEVIVPAPYWVSYVEMVKLAEGTNVIIKAGIDQDFKITPEQLEAAITPKTKALILCSPSNPTGSVYTKAELEGLAKVIEKYPNIIVIADEIYEHINYVGAHESIAQFAPIKDRVVIVNGVSKAYAMTGWRIGFIAAPVWIAKACNKLQGQYTSGACSVAQKAAEAAFSGDQTCVGEMRDAFKRRRDLVIKLTKEIPGVKVNEPQGAFYLFPEVSSYFGKSAGDRKINNAADLAMYLLEVGHVATVGGAAFGAPECLRFSYATSDENLIDAIKRIKEALAQLK
- a CDS encoding DUF6582 domain-containing protein, coding for MERKNEHGSDRLDAEERRELKDSDFGLPEERAYPMPDAAHVRAAESYFRYATDEQKPELARNILKKAKEFGVNVESSTILEWADK
- a CDS encoding glycoside hydrolase family 10 protein; translation: MHLKYVRLFVIGLLLVVTSCSTVRRTATTPYKVRKEAKREFRGAWIQTVHQPEYAKMTPQEMKQDFIRKLDYLQKCGINAIIFQVRPEADAFYQSNLEPYSRFFTGKQGVAPRPLFDPMAFLVEECHKRNMEFHAWLNPYRVSTSGQTILANNHIYYKHPEWFVTYNKMILFDPGLPQSREFICKVVRDIVSRYEVDAIHMDDYFYPYPVAGLAFPDDESFRKYGLAKGYKASQRGDWRRENVNQLIREIKRTILLTKPWVRFGISPFGIYRNQKNTPDQSGSKTNGLQNYDDLYADVLKWVKEGWIDYNMPQLYWEIGHPAADYITLVKWWNANANGRPLYIGQNVARTMTAGDLARKMKYERGLSQISGNCFWPANEILWNNGGIADSLKRNYHKYPALIPAYTHLHNKSPKEVKNLKTTWTQEGYKLQWRAEQSASNPELAHYFVIYRFNNKEKTDLSDPGKIVKITSKTEYLLPYKKGTEKYRYVVTAVDRFHNESPKGKAKKVKL